From the Actinomycetota bacterium genome, the window GTTGGCGAAGGTCTCGGGTGGCGAGCCCGTTGGCAGCAGGGGGTCGTGGTGGATGAACGCCCCTTTGAGCTCCCTGCCCTCCGACTCCGCCTGCTGCAGTTCACCCTTGATCCAGGCCAGCTGGCCCGTAAAGCCGTCGCCTCCGGGGTCCGGCCCCCAGGGCCAGGGCTGCCACTCCCAGGTGTCGCCGCCCCCCCGCACCTGGCCGTGCCATTTGTGGGGGAAGACGACCTTGAGGGGCACGAAGAGGCCGGTGAGGTCGACCAGGAAACCGTTGCGGTCATCGTAGTCTTTGGCGATCTCGGGGTAAAGCCCGGTGGCCAGGCCCCAGAAGACGGCGTTGACGTCCTCGGGCACGAAGGGCTCCGGGCCGTCCGCGTCCACCTTGTCCCAGTCCATGCTGTTGATGGCGAGGAAGGTGGCGTCGCCGTAGTCCCACGAATAGTAGAGGGGGCCGAAGAGGTCCTGCCATATCTCCTGGCCGTCGTCGTGGGCCAGGGCGTGGCCGTCCCAGCAATAGCTGTCGTGGTTTCCGGGCACGCAGAAGATGGGCACGTTCAGGGCCAGCAGCTCATCGTACCACCAGGTATACTCGAAGCGGTACTCGCTGCCCAGCTCGCCGTTTACGTCCCCCCACAGCCAGGTGTCCTTGGGGTAGGTGCTGAAGTTCTTCTGTGCGAATACCGAGTCGCCGGTGAAGACCACGAAGTCCGGGTTCATGAGGTTGATGGCCTGCAGCTCCTCCTGCAGGTAGATAGCGCCCTCGTTGCTCACGCCGTCGCCGTCCTTGTCCATGGGGAACCCGGGGTACCCTGCGAAGGAGAGGTCGATGCGTGCGGGGGTGCCGGGACGCGGCTCGCGCAGCTCGAAGGAGTTGTAGTCGAGGTTCAGGCCGTTTCGGGTCTCGGGACCGTAGACGTGGGTGTCGGTGATCTGGACTATCCTCAGCTCATCGTCGAACCCCTGCACCACCTGCAGGGCGTGGGGCTGCGAGTCCTCCACGCGGAACTCGGGTGCGGCCTCCGCCGCGACACAGCGCACGTGCAGGTCGTAGAGGTCCAGGGGGACGCCGGCGGGGACCTCCACCGTGATGTGGTCCACCTCGAAACCAGCCTGCCCGAAGACCTCCGGCCAGCGCAGGCTGGGGCCACGGGTTACGGACTTGACCGCGAGGGAGCGGGTATTTACCACGCTGTGCACCGGGTGGGCATAGGTCCCATAAGAGGGGCCGCCGTAGCGGTACCAGGACGCCGGCGGGTCCTCGGGCGTGCCGGGCAAGGAGCTGTCGTAGTTGCCCACGTTGGCCGCCACGGAGGTGGTCACCCACACCTCCCAGTCGGCGGCCCCGTCCACCTGCGCGAGGGACGGGCGCGCGGTCTCCAGCGCCCCCTTGCGCCAGTCCCACTCGATGGTCAACTCGCCGCCCCGCGCAACGATGGACGGGTTGCCGAAAGTGGGGTAGATGAGCTGGTTTATCCGCTTCCCAACCTCCGGCAGCGACCCCGCCGCCCCCACTGCCTGCGCCTGCGCCAGCGAAGCGGACGCGGCGGGCAGGCCGCCCAGCACCATGAAAAGCATGCAGGCGACCGTGAACAACAGCCTGGAAACGCGAAACGAAGATCCTGCGGCAAGCCTTGAGCCCGCCCTTCCCCCAGAGCGCATCCCCCATCACTCCTTTGTTTTGTCGGCGCATCCCTCAACCGTATCCTGATTATATCAAGATTATGGGTTACCGAGATCAAAGCGTGTAATATCAAGGCAAGAGCACGGCTGCGGTGCGGGCGGAGCAAAGGGGCGGAAGATGGCTACCTATGTCCTGGTACATGGCGGCAAGGAGAACGGCATCGTATGGGAATATTGCGGGATAGCTTCCGACCACAAGGTCATGGTCTCGCATCCCGCCGAACTGGCGGAGATACTCCTGCACATGCAGGGACGGGAAGGCTGACGGCCCCGGAAAACGGGAGTGCGCCTGGGGGGTGATTAGGATGGACTACAATGGTGCCGCCGATTTATTGCGCCGACGGCTGCCGCGGCTGGCCGCGGCCTTCGGGCTGACACTGGCCCTGTTTCTGCCCCTGGTATGGGCCGGCGGTTGTGGCGGGAAAAAGGAACCGGAGCCGGGCGAGACCGTCCAGGCAGAGGAGGGCGAGGAGGAGGCATTCGCCTACACCAACTACTGGTCGCATACCGAGCTGCCCGAGATGAGCAATGAAGAGCGCAGGGCGCTGGCCGAGAGCAACCAGAACCGGGGTGAGGAGTTCGTGCAGGAGATCGACGCACAAGCCCAGGCGCTCTCGGACGGACTGGAGGACTACATACGCCGCTGGCTGCGCGGCGAGGTCCCGGCCGAGCTGCCCGAGGGCCTCCTCCCCCCATATATCGACACCGTCAAGACCGCGGACTGGACCCTGCAGCGTCCCGAGGAGGTCGACCCGCGGCGGCAGTGGCTCATTATCCCGGCGCACGCCATAGACCCCGACTTCCAGAAGTGCTACATGCTCGGCACCGACGCGAACGTGACCTACGGGAAACTCATCTTCGTGGCGCCCATCGCTTCCAGGCTGTTGGTAGAGGGCGACTTCCCCCACGCGCGCTACTTCGAGTACGAGATACTCCCGCCCCTGGACCCCGAACACCCGGCCTCGGGGACCATGGGCGAGACG encodes:
- a CDS encoding metallophosphoesterase, translated to MLFMVLGGLPAASASLAQAQAVGAAGSLPEVGKRINQLIYPTFGNPSIVARGGELTIEWDWRKGALETARPSLAQVDGAADWEVWVTTSVAANVGNYDSSLPGTPEDPPASWYRYGGPSYGTYAHPVHSVVNTRSLAVKSVTRGPSLRWPEVFGQAGFEVDHITVEVPAGVPLDLYDLHVRCVAAEAAPEFRVEDSQPHALQVVQGFDDELRIVQITDTHVYGPETRNGLNLDYNSFELREPRPGTPARIDLSFAGYPGFPMDKDGDGVSNEGAIYLQEELQAINLMNPDFVVFTGDSVFAQKNFSTYPKDTWLWGDVNGELGSEYRFEYTWWYDELLALNVPIFCVPGNHDSYCWDGHALAHDDGQEIWQDLFGPLYYSWDYGDATFLAINSMDWDKVDADGPEPFVPEDVNAVFWGLATGLYPEIAKDYDDRNGFLVDLTGLFVPLKVVFPHKWHGQVRGGGDTWEWQPWPWGPDPGGDGFTGQLAWIKGELQQAESEGRELKGAFIHHDPLLPTGSPPETFANAEQFGLLPMPAGEGEGSQALMYLLREHEVDFVASGHTHSDAINCVDWAPYGDSPGQVVSINTIGAEPPVDGKAILMSRASAEYGGYRLITAAGGALTGWGFPGAEGDPECKHSIPGWEGLLVGAGEVNDYMKYRTGRPVIQWMEQDGSDSEAYQRPPIVDGEGSFSEALPLNESGPYTDVTCKVKNTLSQPGAVLGLEDCRIEFPMRKLSGRQYYAVQNGTILEQYDADSGERMVVVLADVAGGTTLPVRVYAAGSDMVKPVIDEAVINGGAAVTNSLDVTLSLRAHDDGAGLMSFRVSATRDFSVVPWLPCTDGEAITVPWGLADGPAGVRRVFVQFRDAAMPANIITRRLTIRYRP